One window of Neochlamydia sp. AcF84 genomic DNA carries:
- a CDS encoding L,D-transpeptidase, which yields MTLPKLLIISAIILFSIIGVAALFKNKPPHSDFISEPVSSPPPIEIEINSDSFSSSALSSLSQTSSSPLPAPSLKAKDGEFSDKDSNDPFNSPEKVLEFKAQLPEENRVMEFFNTTSPKFPIVETITYKSRVNWQKGRPAWLSDYANHYKTSRHFIARSLNGKPDYLKQDVNEGARFNILHPHKMIHFHLLIDLSRCQMWFYYYDINAKEKVLVKTYKVGLGRLDPSTRSGLLTPLGIYSLGSRVAVYSPKIMGIHQGAKVEMIRIFGTRWIPFEKELHGTTAPAKGLGIHGMPWLVKNGTLMEDTNSLSKYESDGCIRMAAEDIEELYSIIISRPTTLELTKDFFKAENSIETIIEIANK from the coding sequence ATGACCTTACCCAAATTATTAATCATTTCGGCAATTATTTTATTTAGCATCATTGGTGTGGCAGCTTTATTCAAAAATAAGCCTCCTCACTCAGACTTTATTAGTGAGCCCGTCTCTTCTCCTCCTCCCATTGAAATTGAGATAAATAGTGATTCTTTTTCCAGCTCTGCCCTTTCCTCTCTTTCTCAAACATCATCCTCTCCTCTTCCAGCCCCCTCTCTAAAAGCTAAGGATGGAGAATTTTCTGATAAAGATTCTAATGACCCGTTTAACTCTCCTGAAAAGGTATTAGAATTTAAAGCCCAGCTTCCTGAAGAAAACAGGGTGATGGAATTTTTTAATACCACTAGTCCAAAATTTCCTATTGTAGAGACCATCACTTATAAGAGCCGCGTCAATTGGCAAAAAGGCAGACCTGCTTGGCTATCAGATTATGCAAATCACTATAAAACCTCGCGTCATTTTATCGCTCGTAGTCTCAATGGAAAGCCTGATTATCTTAAGCAAGATGTAAATGAAGGTGCACGCTTCAACATTTTACACCCTCACAAAATGATTCATTTCCATCTTTTGATTGACTTATCGCGCTGCCAGATGTGGTTCTACTATTATGATATAAATGCTAAGGAAAAAGTATTAGTGAAAACCTATAAAGTAGGATTAGGACGTTTGGATCCTTCCACACGTTCCGGTTTATTGACTCCTCTCGGAATATATTCTTTAGGTTCGCGAGTAGCAGTCTATAGCCCTAAGATAATGGGAATCCATCAAGGCGCCAAAGTAGAAATGATACGCATATTTGGGACACGCTGGATTCCTTTTGAAAAAGAACTTCACGGAACAACAGCACCAGCTAAAGGCTTGGGCATCCATGGCATGCCATGGCTAGTAAAAAATGGCACACTGATGGAAGATACAAATAGTCTAAGTAAATATGAAAGCGATGGCTGTATCCGTATGGCTGCTGAAGATATAGAAGAACTTTATTCTATCATTATTTCTCGTCCTACCACTCTTGAACTTACAAAGGATTTTTTTAAGGCCGAAAATAGCATTGAAACGATCATTGAGATTGCCAACAAGTAG
- a CDS encoding YbjN domain-containing protein, translating into MIPLTIDSLYEYLINKSVDVKHQPETKQIYTLFKVQNEAFPLFIGLLNDEELLQLFAPIPIALESQTISEVARVLHLFNKEIDVPGFGLDERAKIVFYRTILPASDKKVAGEILSNYIHTIPLVIETFFPIIAAVVAGKARFIDVVKQGEAAKIRK; encoded by the coding sequence ATGATTCCCCTCACTATTGATAGTCTTTACGAATACCTAATTAATAAATCTGTAGATGTAAAACATCAGCCAGAGACCAAGCAAATATATACTCTTTTTAAAGTGCAAAATGAAGCTTTTCCTCTTTTTATCGGCTTATTAAATGATGAGGAACTTCTTCAATTATTCGCTCCTATTCCTATCGCTCTTGAGAGTCAAACGATTAGTGAAGTTGCACGTGTTTTACATTTATTCAATAAAGAAATCGATGTTCCTGGTTTCGGTTTAGATGAACGAGCTAAAATCGTTTTTTACCGGACCATCTTACCGGCTAGCGATAAAAAGGTAGCAGGGGAAATCCTTAGTAATTATATTCATACTATTCCTCTTGTGATAGAAACATTTTTTCCTATAATCGCCGCTGTGGTCGCTGGTAAAGCTCGCTTTATAGATGTAGTCAAACAAGGGGAAGCTGCTAAAATAAGAAAATAA
- the queC gene encoding 7-cyano-7-deazaguanine synthase QueC, with amino-acid sequence MRKKKAVVIHSGGMDSSICLALAIQELGKDAVTSLSFCYGQRHASEIIQAEKICKDWNVEHATLNLSCLSQITANALINQAIAIEKDPPTTPNTLVVGRNGLMARLGAIYADYLGASSIYLGVIGVEGNYSGYRDCSREYFDLKQKILRIDLANPHFKILTPLVSMTKKETLEIAYRLGILEYLLNTTITCYEGISKAGCQQCPACRLRNQGLQEFKEANPSVLLNVKS; translated from the coding sequence ATGAGAAAAAAGAAGGCAGTTGTTATTCATTCAGGGGGTATGGATTCTTCTATCTGTTTAGCGCTTGCCATACAAGAGCTTGGAAAAGACGCAGTGACTAGCCTCTCTTTTTGCTACGGCCAACGGCATGCTTCTGAAATTATACAAGCCGAAAAAATTTGCAAAGATTGGAATGTCGAGCATGCCACTCTTAACTTAAGCTGCTTAAGTCAAATTACCGCCAATGCGCTAATTAACCAAGCGATAGCCATCGAAAAAGATCCGCCAACTACTCCCAATACGTTAGTAGTAGGCCGAAATGGATTAATGGCACGCCTGGGAGCCATTTATGCGGATTATCTTGGAGCTTCCTCTATCTATTTAGGGGTGATCGGCGTGGAAGGTAACTATTCAGGCTATCGAGATTGTTCTCGAGAATATTTTGACCTTAAGCAGAAAATTTTGCGTATAGACCTAGCCAATCCGCACTTTAAAATTTTAACTCCTTTAGTATCTATGACTAAAAAGGAAACCTTGGAAATAGCTTATCGATTAGGTATCCTTGAATACCTCTTAAATACCACGATTACCTGCTATGAAGGGATTTCCAAAGCAGGCTGCCAACAATGCCCTGCTTGTAGGCTCCGTAATCAAGGCCTGCAAGAGTTTAAAGAAGCTAATCCGAGTGTTTTATTAAATGTTAAATCTTAA
- a CDS encoding DUF3820 family protein → MPRRAIFYDTETTGIKADRDRIIEIAAFDPVNNISFEKLINPGCPIPAEATAVHNITDEMVAECASFAQVGQEFIDFCEGDVILIAHNNDAFDLHFLRQEFGRHQIHMPAWSFLDSLKWARRYRPDLPKHTLQFLREIYQIEANKAHRALDDVIVLHQVFSLMTDDLDMETIFKLINKPRELHHMPFGKHQGVPLKDVPRDYIKWLASSGAFDKAENTELKNCFEKLGYL, encoded by the coding sequence ATGCCAAGACGTGCTATTTTTTATGACACTGAAACGACAGGTATTAAAGCTGATAGGGATCGTATTATCGAGATTGCAGCTTTTGATCCTGTAAATAATATTTCTTTTGAGAAGCTGATTAATCCAGGATGCCCTATTCCTGCTGAAGCTACTGCAGTTCACAATATTACGGATGAGATGGTTGCCGAATGCGCCAGCTTTGCACAGGTGGGGCAAGAGTTTATAGACTTTTGTGAAGGCGATGTCATTTTGATTGCCCATAATAATGATGCTTTTGATCTTCATTTTCTTCGTCAAGAGTTTGGGCGTCATCAAATTCATATGCCCGCATGGTCATTTCTAGATTCTTTAAAATGGGCAAGACGTTATCGTCCCGATCTTCCTAAACATACTTTACAATTTTTAAGAGAAATTTATCAAATAGAAGCAAACAAAGCCCACCGAGCCCTTGATGATGTTATTGTCTTGCATCAAGTCTTCTCTTTAATGACGGATGATTTAGATATGGAAACCATCTTTAAATTAATTAATAAACCTCGCGAACTTCATCATATGCCTTTCGGTAAGCATCAAGGGGTTCCATTGAAAGATGTACCGCGTGATTATATTAAATGGCTTGCTAGCTCAGGAGCTTTTGATAAAGCCGAAAATACAGAATTAAAAAATTGCTTTGAAAAACTTGGCTACCTTTAA
- a CDS encoding ABC transporter transmembrane domain-containing protein: MIKIFKISFDKYVHATLIVFIILAMLLLTVASQLEILALGIITKKGPDVFELFAPLKEGSLQKVDKISAVELHQRFAQLDSNHKGYITSAEIDHFMAKLKNKNLLEEATRRINRILPIKENLSSLALFLVFVAFFKALTLFAHRFSTRVLAIRVSSKLRQQYFEHIQTLPLKFYHDHHIGSLSARVVSDSSTIAEAINACLVNYLQTPFTVLTTLFMCFLTSWKLSLIIFIGFPLIVFPIIFLAKRVKRISRQIQQNQERFASVIIDFLAGIQTVKLFGMEEFSLKKYKDQNQKMAALEKKSACYDLASRPIIHTIGMFFLATALMYGLYVLHMSIPEVLFYCGLLYIFYEPIKKFAEENSHIQRGIAAAERMCEVLELVPCIRDVDGAETMATFEDSIEFDNVWFRYDQDWVLKGLSFKVEKGTTVAIVGPTGAGKSTIVHLLPRLYNIQQGTIRINNKPITTFTQKSLREQIAFVPQKPFLFLDTVAENISYGKNLSIQQIENAAKKAYAEEFILQLPNGYDTELAETGKNLSGGQQQRLAIARALAKNAPILIMDEATSALDAISEIHIKNAIHQLRGQVTQIIIAHRLSTIEDADKIIYLEKGEKLAEGTKEELLQNCPGFKKMWEHMYHANQTS, from the coding sequence ATGATAAAAATTTTTAAAATTTCTTTTGATAAATATGTGCATGCTACCCTCATAGTATTTATTATATTAGCTATGTTATTACTCACGGTGGCCTCGCAATTAGAAATATTAGCTTTAGGAATAATCACTAAGAAAGGGCCAGACGTATTTGAGCTTTTTGCTCCCTTAAAAGAGGGTTCTTTGCAAAAAGTTGATAAAATAAGCGCGGTAGAGCTGCATCAACGCTTCGCTCAGCTAGATAGCAATCATAAAGGCTATATTACCTCTGCTGAGATCGACCATTTTATGGCTAAGCTTAAAAATAAAAATCTTCTGGAAGAAGCTACCCGCCGCATCAATCGTATATTGCCTATTAAAGAAAATCTATCTAGCCTTGCTTTATTTTTAGTATTTGTTGCTTTTTTTAAAGCCCTTACACTGTTTGCTCATCGCTTCTCGACACGAGTCTTAGCTATTCGGGTTAGTAGTAAATTGCGCCAGCAATATTTTGAACATATTCAAACTCTACCATTAAAATTTTACCATGATCATCATATTGGCAGCTTGTCCGCACGTGTAGTGAGTGATTCCTCAACCATCGCTGAAGCTATCAATGCTTGCCTTGTTAACTACCTTCAAACGCCTTTTACTGTATTAACTACCCTCTTTATGTGCTTTCTCACCTCCTGGAAACTATCTTTGATTATATTCATTGGCTTTCCTCTGATTGTATTTCCTATTATTTTTCTAGCCAAACGTGTTAAACGCATTTCAAGGCAAATCCAACAAAATCAAGAACGCTTTGCTTCCGTTATAATTGATTTTCTAGCTGGTATTCAAACTGTAAAGCTGTTTGGAATGGAGGAATTTTCCTTAAAAAAATACAAAGATCAAAATCAAAAAATGGCTGCACTTGAAAAAAAAAGTGCATGTTATGATCTTGCTTCTCGCCCAATTATCCATACCATCGGAATGTTTTTCTTAGCGACTGCTCTTATGTATGGTTTGTATGTGCTCCATATGAGCATACCTGAAGTGCTATTTTATTGTGGCTTGTTATATATATTTTATGAGCCCATTAAAAAATTTGCTGAAGAAAACAGCCATATTCAACGCGGAATCGCCGCTGCTGAACGGATGTGCGAAGTGCTAGAGCTAGTTCCCTGCATCCGGGATGTCGATGGGGCAGAAACGATGGCTACATTTGAAGATTCTATTGAATTTGACAATGTGTGGTTTCGCTATGATCAGGATTGGGTTTTAAAAGGATTAAGTTTCAAAGTAGAAAAAGGCACCACAGTAGCCATTGTAGGGCCTACCGGAGCAGGTAAATCTACTATTGTTCATCTTCTTCCTCGTTTGTATAACATTCAGCAAGGAACAATACGTATTAACAATAAGCCAATCACAACTTTTACTCAGAAATCCCTAAGAGAACAGATTGCTTTCGTTCCTCAAAAACCCTTTCTTTTCCTTGATACAGTAGCTGAAAATATTTCTTATGGAAAAAACTTATCTATCCAGCAAATTGAAAATGCCGCTAAAAAAGCTTACGCTGAAGAATTTATCCTTCAATTACCTAATGGGTATGACACAGAATTAGCTGAAACAGGAAAAAATTTATCAGGCGGCCAGCAACAACGCCTAGCTATAGCGCGGGCTTTAGCTAAAAATGCTCCTATCCTTATTATGGACGAGGCCACCTCCGCTTTAGATGCTATTAGTGAAATACATATTAAAAATGCAATTCATCAACTACGAGGGCAAGTCACTCAAATCATTATTGCTCATCGTCTCTCTACCATTGAAGACGCTGATAAGATTATCTATCTAGAAAAAGGAGAAAAACTAGCCGAAGGTACTAAAGAGGAATTGCTACAAAATTGCCCTGGCTTTAAAAAAATGTGGGAGCATATGTATCATGCCAACCAAACATCCTAA
- a CDS encoding flagellar biosynthetic protein FliO has protein sequence MKKNFLCFVIVCMTYMLCKQGYSEQALDHQKPLTHFSPALEEGLSEGFQAPTHSTHPTSKIEFPPQMDDNEGARFFHELVNMLTTLGLIVAVVLIASWIVKKLLRGKIHQLNASSLIKVIDYRSLSPKTAIYLLKIKGKEIILAESVNGVTHVGGFESNELEESLPLSFKEKIESKNIL, from the coding sequence ATGAAAAAAAATTTTCTTTGTTTTGTCATTGTTTGCATGACCTACATGCTTTGTAAGCAAGGGTATAGTGAGCAAGCTCTTGATCATCAAAAACCTCTCACCCACTTTTCTCCTGCCCTTGAAGAAGGTCTCTCGGAAGGTTTTCAAGCTCCTACTCATTCTACCCATCCTACTTCAAAAATTGAATTTCCTCCACAAATGGACGATAATGAAGGAGCTCGATTTTTTCATGAGCTTGTCAATATGTTAACCACGTTGGGATTAATTGTGGCAGTAGTTTTAATAGCTTCCTGGATCGTTAAAAAGCTGCTCAGAGGGAAAATTCATCAATTGAACGCTAGCAGTTTAATTAAAGTAATCGACTATCGCTCGTTAAGCCCGAAAACAGCCATTTATCTTTTAAAAATAAAAGGAAAAGAAATTATCTTAGCTGAATCTGTTAATGGAGTTACCCATGTAGGGGGATTTGAAAGTAATGAATTGGAGGAAAGTCTACCTTTATCATTTAAAGAGAAGATAGAGAGCAAAAATATTTTATGA
- a CDS encoding SDR family oxidoreductase produces MKICIIGCGYVGRSAAIKWKKEGHEITVTTRCLKKASELRKWIDHVYILDGDWQKLLEKQDVVILAVAPDSPADYKLTYLCTAEKLVKALKNTHVSHVIYTGSSSVYGEQGGLWVDEETKPQPTQTNSKILLSTEEILFQATTSYRQICVFRLGEIYGPGRSIVERVKRMLGTACAGTGDNFTNLIYLDEIVSAMTYAKQNKLAGIYNLCDDFHIPRKELYKKISKFYGWPDIQWNPSLQSSFHGNKRVSNRKIKAAGWQINKENSGLRSILL; encoded by the coding sequence ATGAAGATTTGTATCATAGGATGTGGCTATGTAGGAAGATCGGCAGCTATAAAATGGAAAAAGGAGGGACATGAGATTACCGTAACCACACGTTGCTTAAAAAAAGCGTCGGAATTAAGAAAGTGGATAGATCATGTTTATATTTTGGATGGGGATTGGCAAAAATTGCTAGAAAAACAAGATGTTGTTATCTTGGCTGTAGCTCCTGATAGCCCTGCAGATTATAAGTTAACTTATCTATGTACAGCTGAGAAGCTAGTGAAGGCTCTTAAAAATACGCATGTCTCTCATGTGATCTATACAGGCAGCTCTTCGGTTTATGGTGAGCAAGGAGGGTTATGGGTAGATGAAGAGACTAAACCTCAACCTACTCAAACAAATAGCAAAATTTTATTGTCTACCGAAGAAATACTATTTCAAGCCACTACTTCCTACCGCCAAATATGTGTATTCCGTTTAGGAGAGATTTATGGGCCAGGACGTTCAATCGTAGAGCGCGTTAAACGTATGTTAGGCACTGCTTGCGCAGGTACAGGGGATAATTTTACTAATCTTATCTATCTTGATGAGATTGTTTCCGCTATGACTTATGCCAAGCAAAATAAGCTAGCAGGAATCTATAACCTTTGCGATGATTTTCATATTCCTCGTAAAGAGCTGTATAAGAAGATTAGTAAATTCTATGGCTGGCCTGATATACAATGGAATCCTTCATTGCAAAGTTCTTTCCATGGGAATAAAAGAGTTTCTAATAGAAAGATAAAGGCGGCAGGCTGGCAAATCAACAAGGAAAATAGTGGTTTGCGCAGCATTCTTCTTTAA
- the priA gene encoding primosomal protein N', whose translation MSQYASVILDSALDKPLEYSIPPEFTLHAKPGVRVEVPLRRQFQKGYILKVQSQATFPSVKPIAKILSDGELITPPLFELALWLAKYYCTPLHQVFKILLPSSVRKDIQHKQQFYVLRKKTREELKIYCEKIRKRFPAQAEVIDIMLQVKKGILLSELLEISKCSRSSVDTLINKNYLQMDIVRIDRSPLIDEEYFKTKAKQLNAEQSQAFEKVKHSLSKNQFETHLIFGVTGSGKTEIYLQAIEQALMQNKGTIMLVPEISLTAQTIERFRSRFDHKIAILHHQLSQGERFDEWHKIRRGESSIVIGARSAIFSPVPNLGLIIVDEEHEQSYKQSEEQPCYNARDVAVMRGKMSNSTVILGSATPSLESYYNASISKYTLSKLTTRAATANMPRMHIVDMAKEFEKAKGYTNFSEKLIGGIKQRFEQGEQTILFLNRRGYHTTLLCQQCRQAVKCEHCDVTMTFHLGDNALACHLCGYTLTPPPKQCPNCHHDHPMKYKGVGTELIEKNLHALFPGIRTVRMDADTTKHKGSHQKLLKTFSSGKADVLIGTQMIAKGLHFPSVTLVGILNCDSTLNLPDFRASETVFQLITQVSGRAGRGQIAGEVILQTSLPDNSTISLAAANDYEKFFEEELNARQAFNYPPFSNLIKITFSGPDQKKAFDYAHYTRSWLMDHSNEICKWHEIIPAGYAKVKGHYRYQFLICCTNVYALNRVLENFRHTHPSLQAVKMRVDVNPISTFF comes from the coding sequence ATGTCGCAATATGCCTCGGTTATCCTCGATAGTGCCCTTGACAAGCCTTTGGAATATAGCATTCCCCCTGAGTTTACTTTGCACGCTAAACCAGGTGTACGTGTTGAAGTACCCTTACGCCGCCAATTTCAAAAAGGATATATCCTAAAGGTACAAAGCCAGGCCACTTTTCCTTCCGTAAAGCCCATAGCTAAAATTTTATCTGACGGAGAGCTTATCACTCCCCCTTTATTTGAACTTGCTTTATGGCTAGCCAAATATTATTGCACCCCTCTCCACCAAGTTTTCAAAATCTTGCTTCCTTCCAGTGTACGCAAGGATATCCAGCATAAGCAGCAATTTTATGTCCTACGTAAAAAAACGCGTGAGGAATTAAAAATTTATTGCGAAAAAATACGTAAAAGATTTCCCGCGCAAGCTGAAGTCATTGATATAATGCTTCAAGTAAAAAAAGGAATTTTACTCAGTGAACTGCTGGAAATATCAAAATGTTCTCGTAGCTCTGTAGATACGCTTATTAATAAAAATTATTTACAGATGGATATTGTGCGGATTGATCGTTCGCCCCTTATCGATGAAGAATATTTTAAGACCAAAGCTAAACAGCTTAATGCAGAACAATCTCAAGCTTTTGAAAAAGTAAAGCACAGCCTTAGCAAAAATCAATTTGAAACCCACCTAATTTTCGGGGTCACAGGAAGTGGTAAAACTGAAATTTATTTACAGGCGATAGAGCAAGCTTTAATGCAGAACAAAGGAACAATCATGTTAGTTCCGGAAATCTCTTTAACAGCCCAAACTATCGAACGCTTTCGCAGTCGTTTTGATCACAAAATTGCCATTCTTCATCATCAATTAAGCCAAGGAGAACGCTTTGATGAATGGCACAAAATTCGCCGGGGCGAATCCTCTATTGTGATTGGAGCTCGCTCAGCCATCTTTAGTCCAGTTCCTAATTTAGGACTTATTATCGTAGATGAAGAACATGAGCAATCCTATAAGCAATCTGAGGAACAACCTTGCTACAATGCCCGCGATGTAGCGGTCATGCGAGGAAAAATGAGTAATAGCACAGTCATTCTGGGGAGTGCAACGCCAAGCTTAGAAAGCTACTATAATGCCTCGATTAGCAAATATACTTTAAGCAAACTTACCACACGGGCTGCTACAGCAAATATGCCTCGCATGCATATTGTTGACATGGCAAAAGAATTTGAAAAAGCTAAAGGATATACAAATTTTTCAGAAAAGCTCATCGGGGGAATAAAGCAGCGCTTTGAACAAGGCGAGCAAACCATCTTATTTCTTAACCGCCGTGGTTACCATACTACCCTACTCTGCCAACAATGCCGGCAAGCAGTCAAATGTGAACATTGCGATGTCACCATGACTTTTCATTTAGGTGACAACGCTTTAGCTTGCCATCTATGTGGCTATACACTCACTCCTCCTCCCAAGCAGTGCCCTAATTGCCATCATGATCATCCCATGAAATATAAAGGGGTAGGGACTGAACTGATTGAAAAAAATTTACATGCTTTATTCCCTGGCATTCGTACAGTACGCATGGATGCAGATACTACCAAGCATAAAGGTAGCCATCAGAAGCTTTTAAAAACTTTTAGCAGTGGCAAAGCGGACGTATTGATCGGCACCCAAATGATAGCTAAAGGTCTTCACTTTCCTTCCGTTACCCTTGTAGGAATATTAAATTGTGATTCTACCCTTAATCTCCCCGATTTTCGTGCTTCAGAGACAGTTTTCCAATTAATTACACAAGTTTCTGGGCGAGCAGGGCGAGGTCAAATAGCAGGTGAAGTGATTCTACAAACAAGCTTACCCGATAATTCAACGATTAGTTTAGCGGCAGCTAACGATTATGAAAAATTTTTTGAAGAAGAACTAAATGCAAGGCAAGCTTTTAACTACCCCCCTTTTTCTAATCTAATTAAAATTACCTTTTCTGGCCCTGACCAAAAAAAAGCCTTTGATTATGCTCATTATACACGCTCATGGCTTATGGATCATTCAAATGAAATTTGTAAATGGCATGAAATTATTCCTGCCGGATATGCAAAAGTTAAAGGGCATTATCGTTATCAATTTCTTATTTGTTGCACGAATGTTTATGCTTTAAATCGAGTCTTAGAAAATTTCCGTCATACCCATCCCTCTCTGCAGGCAGTAAAAATGCGAGTAGATGTAAATCCTATCTCTACATTCTTTTAA
- a CDS encoding acetyl-CoA carboxylase carboxyltransferase subunit alpha: MDILPHERQIQEYVKTIEHLKKQNNDNPIFNTEIKKLEQKLEKLKEKIYSELTPWQRVQICRHPSRPQSSDYIKNICQNFYELCGDRTYGDDPSIIGGLAKIGPMKCMVMGQEKGCDTESRVRRNFGMLNPEGFRKALRLMQLAEKFNLPIVTFLDTPGAYAGLEAEERGQGWAIALNIRTMARINTPIIVTIIGEGCSGGALGMGVGDVVGMMEHAYYSVISPEACASILWKDAKKNTEAASILKLNAEDMLPLNIIDAIINEPLGGAHHDPQKAYMNMQQFILEQWQTLRHIPKDILLEQRYLKFRKMGQFTSHANS; encoded by the coding sequence TTGGACATTTTACCCCACGAAAGACAAATTCAAGAATATGTTAAAACTATAGAGCATCTTAAAAAGCAAAATAATGATAATCCAATCTTTAATACAGAAATTAAAAAACTTGAGCAGAAACTAGAAAAGCTTAAAGAAAAAATATATTCCGAGCTAACTCCCTGGCAGCGCGTTCAGATCTGCCGCCACCCTTCCCGCCCTCAATCTAGCGACTATATTAAAAATATTTGTCAGAATTTTTATGAACTTTGTGGAGACCGCACCTACGGAGATGATCCCTCGATTATAGGGGGATTAGCTAAAATCGGCCCGATGAAATGTATGGTGATGGGCCAGGAAAAAGGCTGCGATACGGAAAGTAGAGTCCGCAGGAATTTTGGGATGTTAAACCCCGAGGGCTTTAGAAAAGCTTTAAGGCTTATGCAACTAGCTGAAAAATTTAACCTTCCTATCGTAACATTTTTAGACACACCTGGCGCTTATGCTGGCTTAGAAGCGGAGGAAAGAGGACAAGGATGGGCAATCGCTTTAAATATACGCACCATGGCACGTATAAATACGCCTATCATTGTCACTATCATAGGCGAAGGTTGTTCAGGAGGCGCATTAGGCATGGGAGTAGGCGACGTAGTAGGCATGATGGAACATGCTTATTATTCGGTAATTTCTCCAGAAGCGTGTGCTTCCATTTTATGGAAAGATGCCAAGAAAAATACAGAAGCTGCTAGCATTCTTAAATTGAATGCTGAAGATATGCTGCCTTTAAATATTATTGATGCCATCATCAATGAGCCTTTAGGAGGAGCGCATCACGATCCGCAAAAAGCTTATATGAATATGCAGCAATTCATTCTAGAGCAATGGCAAACACTTCGTCACATTCCCAAAGACATTTTGCTTGAACAGCGTTATCTTAAATTTCGCAAAATGGGCCAGTTCACTAGCCATGCTAACAGCTAA
- a CDS encoding HU family DNA-binding protein, with protein MTTMTKKSTMTKKKLINSISQDKGIHPNDVRHVIQSFLDKMTECLSDGDRLEFRDFGVFEVVERKQKIGRNPKKAEEPIVIPARNAVKFTPGKKMRKLIERPRSI; from the coding sequence ATGACAACTATGACCAAGAAAAGTACTATGACAAAAAAGAAATTGATCAATTCGATTTCGCAAGACAAAGGGATTCATCCTAATGATGTACGCCATGTCATACAATCTTTTCTAGATAAAATGACTGAATGCCTCTCGGATGGGGATCGCCTTGAATTCCGTGATTTTGGTGTCTTTGAAGTGGTCGAACGGAAACAAAAAATTGGTCGTAATCCTAAAAAAGCTGAGGAACCTATCGTTATTCCTGCACGCAATGCCGTTAAGTTTACTCCCGGTAAGAAAATGCGTAAGCTAATTGAACGGCCTCGTTCTATCTAA